The following nucleotide sequence is from Anaerobranca gottschalkii DSM 13577.
AGTTAATTGATAATATTAAATTCCAAAGAATAACAGAGGTTGAGCAAAAATATTCTCCCTTTGAGTTACAATTAAAAATATCCCATCTAAAGAAAGAATTAGACCAACTATTAGTAGATATAGATAAACAAGGTAAAGTTTTAGCCAAAAATATGACATTGAAGGATTTAAAAAAATACCGTAGTTTAATTTCTTCCTTTATCAAAAAAGCTACCGAAGAAATGTATAATTTAAAAATTCTAAATGGTGATTACTTTAATCCCCATAAACAATACTTAGTTATTGAAAAAATTGATGAACAATTAGAGGAAATCACCCAAAATTTATTAGAGGAAGAAAAAGATAATTTGTTTATCTTAGATAAGATTAACTATATAAAGGGTTTGTTAATAAATATAGCTATATAAACTAAGAAGCAAGATTTTGTTAATCTTGCTTTTTTACATTATTTAAGTAAATAGCGGTATTCCCGTTGAATTTCTTTAAATCCAAGTTTTTGAAATAAATTTATTCCTTCTATATTGTTAGAATCTATATTTATCACCACATAATTCTCATAATTAAAAATGTCTTCAATAGCACTACTTAAAATATCGATGGCATAACCCCTTCTCCTGTTCATCGGATGTATTTCTATTCTGTATATTTCTGCCACCCCTTTAGTTAAGCTATCTATATAACACCAGCCTAACAGTAAATTTTCACCATTTATAATACCATAAACCTTCTGATTTTGTTTTAAAAAATCTAAGATCTCTGGGCTATACCACTTTTCTTTACACTTTTGAACATCTTCGTAGGTAATTATTGAGGAAATTCTCTTTTTTCTTCCTTTAAAGTTTTCCCGTTGACAATATAAATAAATATTTTCTCCTTTAGATAATCTATAGTGTTTTTCTTCTAAGTATTGACAGATCCAATTTTGGTAACAATGGATATGAACTGGAAGGTCTTTAGTTATGAACTTATAAAATTCATCTAATTCACCACCGGTTAGAGGATTTACCCAACAAATATTATTTCTTTTTATTAAAAAGCCTTTTTCCCCTCCATAAACTTCCCAGTTCCCTGGTCCTAAACTTTGCTCAAGCAACCAAATTAAATCATAATTTTTTAAAAAATCTTTTTTTAATTCTTTTAAAATTCCTGTTATTTTTTTGTTATTTAACTTATTTACTGCCAATTTCATCATCCTTTACCCACTTTTTACTAGTATATCGATTTAATTAGAAGGGAAAATTAAATTTGAAAATAAATTTAAATAGGAGGTCATAAAATGCTGACTCAAAAAGAATTATTGTATCTAGAAGATGCTTTATCTGCAGAACAGTTAGCTATGGCTAAATTGCGTTTTTACGCTGAACAAACTAATGACCCACAGGTTAGGGAAGAATGTCAAAACTTAGCTAATAAACATCAACAACATTACAACAAATTATTAAAGCACCTTAACCCTAATCAAAACTTACAATAACTTTAAAGGAGGTTATTTAATTGGCTAATTATCCAAACATCTCAGCAAAGGATATTCTCCATGATTGCTTAAGTTGTGAAAAATCTTTAACTGGCCTTTACAATACCGCCCTAAACGAGGTCAATAATCAACAACTTCGCCAAGATTTATTGAGCTGTTTAAATGAATGCCATACACTACAAAATACAATATATAATATAATGGAACAAAGGAATATGTATCAAGCAAAACCAGCACAACCCCAAGAGATAGCTCAAGCACAACAAAAATACACTAACAATAAATAATTTATCATCTAAAAAGGCTATAGTATTCTATAGCCTTTTTAAATTAAAGGACTGTTTTAAATAAAGCTTGAAAACCTTCACCACATAATAATCCCTTATCTACAAGGACTTTTAGTTTTTCTAATGCCCTTTCCGGCTCATCCCCTTTTCGATAAGGCCTTTCTTCTGTTAAAGCTTGATAAATATCTCCTAAAGCTAAGATTTTATCATAATAACTTAATTGTTCATTTGTTAATCCTTCCGCATAGCCACTACCATCTAATTTTTCATGGTGATTTCCAGCTATTTGGCTAATTTCCTCTAATCCCTCTACTTGAGATAAAATGTGTTTTGTAAAATATACATGACTTTTAATTATATTAAACTCTTCATCAGTCAATTTACCTGGTTTTTCTAAAATTTCCTTAGGGATTGCTAGTTTACCTATATCATGTAGTAACCCTGCAATTTTTAGTTTTAATACATCCTGAGATGGAAAATTATTTTTTTCCCCAACCATTGTCACTAAATCAGCTAAACCGGTGGAATGGCGGTAGGTAAACTTACTTTTACTATCGATAATTTTAGCAAAAACTAGGGAGATATCCAATAGTTCCTCTGTTAATAAATACCTGTACTTATCCCTTTGAAAATTTTTAAATACATACTGGAAGTTGTTATGTTGTAAATCCAACCAAAACTTATCAGTTTTAGCTACATCTAAGAAAGCTTGTACTATTTCTCCATTAAAAAGAATATTGGCATTTTCTTTGATAAAGTCTATTAACCGGAATTTTTGATTATAGATATTCTGATAATGATTTATCCTTATATCTAATTGATCTGCCAGAAAAACTATTTGAGCTTCTATAGGAATTTCCGTTCCCTTTAAACGGTTAGGGCCTGTTCCGTCAAAGTGTTCATGATGATATAAAACTATATCTTTGACATTTTGGGAAACAGGTAAGTTTTCTGCCAATTCTCTACCAAATAAACAATGATTTTTTATCCTTTCTTCAATAAAATGTTCTTCTGATAGGGTTTTTGTTACTCCAATATCATGGATAAGTCCACCGTGAAAAAGGTCTAACGTATCGGCAATTCCTAATTTTTCCCCTATTCTAAAAGCTATATAACCTGTTCTCTTAGCATGGGATAACACCTTACTTTCACCTAAGTCCAAGGCTAAAGAAAATGCCCCCAATAATTGAGTAAAATTTAATTTCAACGCTTCCTCCCCCTTAAAAATAATAGGACTATTAATAAAAATACTAGAACATATAAAAATCTTTTAATAAAATAAATAAACTCAAAAAGTAAAGGCTGCCTTATAATTTCTAAACCAATGTTTATGGAGATATCCCCTGTATTAGCCACTTTATCGTAGAAAACATATTGGTATTGTAAATCAATGACATATAAATATTTTCCTAAGTTCAAATTAGAAGGTGGAATAGGATTAGTAAAGGATATATATGTCGAATCTTTAGGCTTAGCAAGTCCTGCCACAAAGATAAAGGGTTGTAAACTCTTTACTACCTCGCCCTTAACATCGAGAATCGTTACCCTGGGAGTAGGTGTAAAAATCAAGCCATCGACCCTTAAATTTTCAATAATTAACATAAAATCATTACTCTTTTTACCCCGGACAGATACAAAAGTCTTACCATCTTCAGCTATGTTAACATTTTCAGAATAGCTGAGATACAGGCGAACAAACTGATCTTCATATACTTTATAAAAACTAGGCTCACTTTGATT
It contains:
- a CDS encoding HD-GYP domain-containing protein, which encodes MKLNFTQLLGAFSLALDLGESKVLSHAKRTGYIAFRIGEKLGIADTLDLFHGGLIHDIGVTKTLSEEHFIEERIKNHCLFGRELAENLPVSQNVKDIVLYHHEHFDGTGPNRLKGTEIPIEAQIVFLADQLDIRINHYQNIYNQKFRLIDFIKENANILFNGEIVQAFLDVAKTDKFWLDLQHNNFQYVFKNFQRDKYRYLLTEELLDISLVFAKIIDSKSKFTYRHSTGLADLVTMVGEKNNFPSQDVLKLKIAGLLHDIGKLAIPKEILEKPGKLTDEEFNIIKSHVYFTKHILSQVEGLEEISQIAGNHHEKLDGSGYAEGLTNEQLSYYDKILALGDIYQALTEERPYRKGDEPERALEKLKVLVDKGLLCGEGFQALFKTVL
- a CDS encoding YaaR family protein, which translates into the protein MARIVNSKTSLSNSKLIDNIKFQRITEVEQKYSPFELQLKISHLKKELDQLLVDIDKQGKVLAKNMTLKDLKKYRSLISSFIKKATEEMYNLKILNGDYFNPHKQYLVIEKIDEQLEEITQNLLEEEKDNLFILDKINYIKGLLINIAI
- a CDS encoding GNAT family N-acetyltransferase — encoded protein: MMKLAVNKLNNKKITGILKELKKDFLKNYDLIWLLEQSLGPGNWEVYGGEKGFLIKRNNICWVNPLTGGELDEFYKFITKDLPVHIHCYQNWICQYLEEKHYRLSKGENIYLYCQRENFKGRKKRISSIITYEDVQKCKEKWYSPEILDFLKQNQKVYGIINGENLLLGWCYIDSLTKGVAEIYRIEIHPMNRRRGYAIDILSSAIEDIFNYENYVVINIDSNNIEGINLFQKLGFKEIQREYRYLLK
- a CDS encoding spore coat protein, translated to MANYPNISAKDILHDCLSCEKSLTGLYNTALNEVNNQQLRQDLLSCLNECHTLQNTIYNIMEQRNMYQAKPAQPQEIAQAQQKYTNNK